In Pseudomonas nunensis, a single window of DNA contains:
- the waaC gene encoding lipopolysaccharide heptosyltransferase I: MRVLLIKTSSLGDVIHALPALTDAARAIPGITFDWVVEEGFAEIPTWHPAVGKVIPVAIRRWRKNIWQTIKSGEWKRFKQSVRATKYDLVIDAQGLLKSAWLTRYVKAPVAGLDKDSAREPMAARFYSRRLAVGRGQHAVERVRQLFALALGYDLPKGLGDYGLSVERLVELPRKNPYVLFLHGTTWDTKHWPEAYWRELAERVGHLGVAVKLPWGNPIEKARAERIAAGFRHVEVLPKLNLAGVGKVLAGAQACVAVDTGLGHLAAALDVPTLSLFGPTNPGLTGAYGKAQIHIASDFPCAPCLQKKCTYQPTAEDARQFDLKREWPLCFTRLNPQRVASRLSTLLLAEELR, translated from the coding sequence TTGCGGGTACTGTTGATCAAGACTTCTTCGCTGGGCGACGTGATTCATGCGTTGCCGGCGTTGACCGACGCGGCGCGGGCGATCCCCGGCATCACGTTCGACTGGGTGGTGGAAGAAGGCTTTGCCGAGATTCCGACCTGGCACCCGGCCGTGGGCAAGGTGATTCCGGTGGCGATCCGTCGCTGGCGCAAAAACATCTGGCAGACGATTAAAAGTGGCGAGTGGAAGCGCTTCAAACAAAGCGTTCGCGCCACTAAATACGACTTGGTGATCGACGCTCAGGGCCTGCTGAAAAGCGCCTGGCTGACGCGCTACGTCAAGGCCCCGGTGGCCGGTCTGGATAAAGATTCGGCGCGCGAACCGATGGCTGCACGATTCTATTCCCGGCGCCTCGCGGTCGGTCGTGGTCAGCATGCGGTCGAGCGCGTGCGCCAGTTGTTTGCGTTGGCTTTGGGCTATGACTTGCCCAAAGGCTTGGGCGACTACGGCCTGAGCGTCGAGCGTCTGGTCGAGTTGCCGCGCAAGAATCCTTACGTACTGTTCCTGCACGGCACCACGTGGGACACCAAGCACTGGCCCGAAGCTTACTGGCGTGAACTGGCCGAGCGCGTCGGGCACCTCGGCGTGGCGGTAAAACTGCCGTGGGGCAACCCGATAGAGAAGGCCCGGGCCGAGCGCATCGCCGCCGGGTTCCGGCATGTCGAAGTGCTGCCGAAACTGAATCTGGCCGGCGTCGGTAAAGTCTTGGCCGGCGCCCAGGCGTGCGTAGCGGTGGACACCGGTCTCGGTCATCTGGCCGCCGCGCTGGATGTGCCGACGCTGTCGCTGTTCGGCCCGACCAATCCGGGCCTGACCGGCGCCTACGGCAAGGCGCAGATTCATATCGCCAGCGACTTCCCCTGCGCGCCTTGCCTGCAAAAGAAATGCACCTATCAACCGACGGCCGAAGACGCCCGTCAGTTTGACCTGAAACGCGAGTGGCCCCTGTGCTTCACGCGTCTGAATCCCCAGCGTGTCGCCAGCCGACTGAGCACGTTGTTACTGGCTGAGGAGCTGCGCTGA
- the aceF gene encoding dihydrolipoyllysine-residue acetyltransferase: MSELIRVPDIGSGEGEVIELFVKVGDRIEADQSILTLESDKASMEIPAPKAGVVKSLKVKIGDRLKEGDELLELEVEGAAAAAPAPAAAAPAAKAEAAPAAAPAAAAAPAAAPAAATTQQVHVPDIGSSGKAQIIEIQVKVGDTVEADQSLITLESDKASMEIPSPAAGVVESISVKLNDEVGTGDLILALKVAGAAAPAAAAPAQAAAPAAAAAPAPAAAAPAAPVADTVQDIHVPDIGSSGKAKIIEVLVKAGDTVTADQSLITLESDKASMEIPSPAAGVVESVSIKLDDEVGTGDLILKLKVKGVAPAAAPAPAAAAPSAPAPAAAAPAAAAPAPAAPAAAPAKPGAKVHAGPAVRQLAREFGVELSAVSPSGPHGRVLKEDVQVYVKAMMQKAKEAPAAGGATGGAGIPPIPVVDFSRFGETEEVPMTRLMQIGASSLHRSWLNIPHVTQFDSADITDLEAFRIAQKAVAEKAGVKLTILPLLLKSCAHLLKELPDFNSSLAPSGKAIIRKKYVNIGFAVDTPDGLLVPVIKNVDQKSLLQLAAEAAVLAAKARDKKLTADDMQGACFTISSLGHIGGTGFTPIVNAPEVAILGVSKATIQPVWDGKAFQPKLMLPLSLSYDHRVINGAAAARFTKRLSDLLADIRTILL, translated from the coding sequence GTGAGCGAACTCATTCGAGTACCTGACATCGGCAGCGGTGAAGGTGAAGTAATCGAACTATTTGTGAAGGTCGGCGACCGTATCGAAGCCGACCAGAGCATCCTGACGCTTGAGTCGGACAAGGCGAGCATGGAGATTCCTGCTCCCAAGGCCGGCGTCGTCAAAAGCCTGAAAGTGAAAATCGGCGATCGCCTGAAAGAAGGCGACGAACTGCTGGAGCTGGAAGTCGAAGGTGCCGCTGCTGCGGCCCCTGCGCCTGCCGCTGCTGCACCGGCTGCCAAAGCTGAAGCTGCACCGGCGGCTGCACCTGCCGCCGCTGCTGCTCCAGCCGCCGCGCCGGCGGCTGCAACGACCCAGCAAGTACACGTGCCGGACATCGGTTCGTCGGGCAAGGCCCAGATCATCGAGATCCAGGTCAAAGTCGGCGACACCGTCGAGGCTGATCAATCGCTGATCACCCTGGAATCCGACAAGGCGAGCATGGAAATTCCATCGCCTGCCGCTGGCGTGGTCGAAAGCATCAGCGTCAAGTTGAACGACGAAGTCGGCACCGGCGACCTGATCCTGGCGTTGAAAGTGGCGGGTGCTGCGGCCCCTGCTGCTGCCGCGCCGGCCCAGGCGGCTGCACCTGCCGCCGCCGCTGCTCCAGCGCCAGCCGCTGCGGCTCCGGCTGCACCGGTTGCCGACACTGTTCAGGACATTCACGTCCCGGACATCGGCTCGTCGGGCAAGGCCAAGATCATCGAGGTACTGGTCAAGGCTGGCGACACCGTCACCGCCGACCAGTCGCTGATCACCCTGGAATCCGACAAGGCGAGCATGGAAATCCCGTCGCCTGCCGCTGGCGTGGTGGAAAGCGTTTCCATCAAGCTGGATGACGAAGTCGGTACCGGCGACCTGATCCTGAAGCTGAAAGTCAAAGGCGTTGCGCCTGCCGCTGCTCCAGCACCGGCCGCCGCAGCCCCGAGCGCTCCTGCTCCAGCCGCTGCTGCACCGGCTGCTGCCGCACCGGCGCCGGCGGCACCTGCCGCTGCTCCAGCCAAGCCTGGCGCCAAGGTTCACGCCGGCCCGGCCGTTCGCCAACTGGCCCGTGAATTCGGCGTCGAGCTGAGCGCGGTCAGCCCAAGCGGCCCACACGGTCGTGTGCTCAAAGAAGACGTGCAGGTTTACGTCAAAGCCATGATGCAGAAGGCCAAGGAAGCACCGGCCGCTGGTGGCGCAACCGGCGGCGCGGGCATCCCGCCGATCCCGGTCGTGGACTTCAGCCGCTTCGGTGAAACCGAAGAAGTGCCGATGACTCGCCTGATGCAAATCGGCGCGTCGAGCCTGCACCGCAGCTGGTTGAACATTCCGCACGTGACTCAGTTCGATTCGGCTGATATCACCGACCTGGAAGCGTTCCGCATTGCGCAGAAAGCCGTTGCAGAGAAGGCCGGCGTCAAGCTGACCATCCTGCCACTGCTGCTCAAGTCGTGTGCGCACCTGCTCAAGGAACTGCCGGACTTCAACAGTTCGCTGGCCCCAAGCGGCAAGGCAATCATCCGCAAGAAGTACGTGAACATCGGCTTCGCGGTCGACACCCCGGATGGCCTGCTGGTACCGGTCATCAAGAACGTCGACCAGAAGAGCCTGTTGCAACTCGCAGCCGAAGCCGCTGTGCTGGCCGCCAAGGCCCGCGACAAGAAGCTCACCGCTGACGACATGCAAGGCGCCTGCTTCACCATTTCCAGCCTCGGCCACATTGGCGGCACCGGCTTCACGCCGATCGTCAACGCGCCGGAAGTGGCGATCCTCGGTGTTTCCAAGGCAACCATCCAGCCAGTCTGGGACGGCAAAGCCTTCCAGCCGAAACTGATGCTGCCACTGTCGCTGTCCTACGATCACCGTGTGATCAACGGCGCCGCTGCTGCACGCTTCACCAAGCGTCTGAGCGACCTGCTGGCGGACATCCGCACCATCCTGCTGTAA
- the aceE gene encoding pyruvate dehydrogenase (acetyl-transferring), homodimeric type, with protein sequence MQDLDPVETQEWLDALESVLDKEGEDRAHYLMTRMGELATRSGSQLPYAITTPYRNTIPVTHEARMPGDLFMERRIRSLVRWNAMAMVMRTNLKDSDLGGHISSFASSATLYDIGFNYFFQAPTDEHGGDLIYFQGHTSPGVYARAFMEGRITEDQMNNFRQEVDGHGLSSYPHPWLMPDFWQFPTVSMGLGPIQAIYQARFMKYLEARGFIPEGKQKVWCFLGDGECDEPESLGAISLAGREKLDNLIFVINCNLQRLDGPVRGNGKIIQELEGVFRGAQWNVTKVIWGRFWDPLLAKDVDGILQRRMDEVIDGEYQNYKAKDGAFVREHFFNSPELKAMVADLSDDEIWKLNRGGHDPYKVYAAYHEAVNHKEQPTVILAKTIKGYGTGAGEAKNTAHNTKKVDVESLKLFRDRFDIPVKDEELENLPFFKPEPNSAEARYLSERRTALGGFVPQRRAKSISVPTPSLDTLKAILDGSGDREISTTMAFVRILAQLVKDKEIGPRIVPIIPDEARTFGMEGMFRQLGIYSSVGQLYEPVDKDQVMFYREDKKGQILEEGINEAGAMSSFIAAGTSYSSHNQPMLPFYIFYSMFGFQRIGDLAWAAGDSRTRGFLIGGTAGRTTLNGEGLQHEDGHSHILAGTIPNCRTFDPTYGYELAVIIQDGMKKMTEEQQDVFYYITVMNESYQQPAMPAGVEEGIIKGMYLLEEDTREAAHHVQLMGSGTILREVREAAKILREEFNIGADVWSVTSFNELRRDGLAVERTNRLHPGQKPKLSYVEECLNGRKGPVIASTDYMKLFAEQIRQWVPSKEFKVLGTDGFGRSDSRKKLRHFFEVDRHFVVLAALEALADRGDIEPKVVAEAIVKFGINPEKLNPLDC encoded by the coding sequence ATGCAAGACCTCGATCCCGTCGAAACCCAGGAATGGCTGGACGCCCTGGAATCGGTTCTCGACAAAGAAGGCGAAGACCGCGCTCATTATCTGATGACCCGTATGGGCGAATTGGCGACCCGCAGCGGTTCGCAATTGCCTTACGCCATCACCACGCCATACCGCAACACCATTCCTGTTACCCACGAAGCACGCATGCCTGGCGACCTGTTCATGGAACGCCGCATTCGCTCGTTGGTACGCTGGAACGCGATGGCCATGGTGATGCGTACGAACCTGAAAGATTCGGACCTGGGCGGTCACATTTCCAGCTTCGCCTCCAGCGCCACCCTGTATGACATCGGCTTCAACTACTTCTTCCAGGCCCCGACCGACGAACACGGCGGCGACCTGATCTACTTCCAGGGTCACACCTCGCCAGGCGTTTACGCCCGTGCGTTCATGGAAGGTCGCATCACCGAAGACCAGATGAACAACTTCCGTCAGGAAGTCGATGGTCACGGCCTGTCGTCCTATCCACACCCGTGGCTGATGCCTGATTTCTGGCAGTTCCCGACCGTATCCATGGGTCTGGGCCCAATCCAGGCGATCTACCAGGCACGTTTCATGAAGTACCTGGAAGCCCGTGGTTTCATTCCTGAAGGCAAGCAGAAAGTCTGGTGCTTCCTGGGCGACGGCGAGTGTGACGAGCCGGAATCCCTGGGCGCCATCTCCCTGGCTGGCCGCGAGAAGCTCGACAACCTGATCTTCGTCATCAACTGCAACCTGCAGCGCCTCGACGGCCCGGTTCGCGGCAACGGCAAGATCATCCAGGAACTCGAAGGCGTGTTCCGCGGTGCTCAGTGGAACGTGACCAAAGTCATCTGGGGCCGTTTCTGGGACCCACTGCTGGCCAAAGACGTCGACGGTATCCTGCAACGTCGCATGGACGAAGTCATCGACGGCGAGTACCAGAACTACAAAGCCAAAGACGGCGCGTTCGTACGTGAACACTTCTTCAACTCGCCAGAACTCAAGGCGATGGTTGCTGATCTGTCCGACGACGAGATCTGGAAACTCAACCGTGGCGGCCACGACCCGTACAAGGTCTACGCGGCGTACCACGAAGCGGTCAACCACAAAGAACAACCAACCGTCATCCTGGCCAAGACCATCAAGGGTTATGGCACCGGTGCCGGCGAAGCGAAGAACACCGCGCACAACACCAAGAAGGTTGATGTTGAAAGCCTGAAGCTGTTCCGCGATCGTTTCGACATCCCGGTCAAAGACGAAGAGCTGGAGAACCTGCCGTTCTTCAAGCCAGAGCCAAACAGCGCCGAAGCCCGTTACCTGAGCGAGCGCCGCACTGCACTCGGCGGTTTCGTGCCACAGCGTCGCGCCAAGAGCATCAGCGTTCCGACGCCATCCCTCGATACCCTCAAGGCGATCCTTGACGGCTCGGGCGACCGTGAAATTTCCACCACCATGGCGTTCGTGCGGATCCTCGCGCAACTGGTCAAGGACAAGGAAATCGGCCCGCGCATCGTTCCGATCATCCCGGACGAAGCCCGTACCTTCGGTATGGAAGGCATGTTCCGTCAGTTGGGCATCTACTCGTCCGTCGGCCAGCTCTACGAGCCAGTCGATAAAGACCAGGTGATGTTCTACCGCGAAGACAAGAAGGGCCAGATCCTCGAAGAAGGCATCAACGAAGCGGGCGCCATGAGCTCCTTCATCGCTGCCGGTACTTCGTACTCCAGCCACAACCAGCCAATGCTGCCGTTCTACATCTTCTACTCGATGTTCGGCTTCCAGCGTATCGGCGACCTCGCCTGGGCCGCTGGCGACAGCCGTACCCGTGGCTTCCTGATCGGCGGCACCGCCGGCCGGACCACGCTGAACGGCGAAGGCCTGCAACACGAAGATGGTCACAGCCACATCCTGGCCGGCACCATCCCGAACTGCCGCACCTTTGATCCAACCTACGGCTATGAGCTGGCGGTGATCATCCAGGACGGCATGAAGAAGATGACCGAAGAGCAGCAGGACGTTTTCTACTACATCACCGTGATGAACGAGTCCTACCAGCAGCCAGCCATGCCGGCCGGTGTCGAGGAAGGCATCATCAAGGGCATGTACCTGCTCGAGGAAGACACCCGCGAAGCGGCGCACCACGTTCAACTGATGGGCTCCGGCACCATCCTGCGTGAAGTCCGTGAAGCGGCGAAGATCCTGCGTGAAGAGTTCAACATCGGTGCTGACGTGTGGAGCGTTACCAGCTTCAACGAACTGCGTCGCGACGGCCTGGCCGTTGAGCGCACCAACCGTCTGCACCCTGGCCAGAAGCCGAAGCTGAGCTACGTCGAAGAGTGCCTGAACGGCCGTAAAGGTCCGGTCATTGCCTCTACCGACTACATGAAGCTGTTCGCCGAACAAATTCGTCAGTGGGTCCCGTCCAAGGAATTCAAAGTCCTGGGCACCGACGGTTTCGGTCGCAGTGACAGCCGTAAAAAGCTGCGTCACTTCTTCGAAGTCGACCGTCATTTCGTGGTGTTGGCAGCCCTGGAAGCCTTGGCTGACCGTGGTGATATCGAACCTAAGGTGGTGGCCGAGGCTATCGTCAAGTTCGGGATCAACCCGGAAAAACTCAACCCACTGGACTGCTGA
- a CDS encoding glycosyltransferase family 4 protein, with product MQLAFVLYKYFPFGGLQRDFMRIALECQQRGHTIRVYTLIWEGDVPPGFEVLVAPVKAFFNHRRNEKLTEWMEADLAKRPVDRLIGFNKMPGLDVYYAADGCFEDKAQNLRNSLYRRWGRYRHFAEYERAVFAKDAKTEVLMISEVQQPLFIKHYDTPLERFHLLPPGISQDRRAPANASEIRAEFRREFNLKDDDLLLVQIGSGFKTKGVDRSLKSLAALPSELKKRTRLFVIGQDDPKLFQMQSATLGLGDNVTFLKGRSDIPRFLLGADLLIHPAYNENTGTVLLEALVAGLPVLVSAVCGYAHYIAEADAGLVLDEPFDQAQLTQYLTGMLNDAQARAAWSRNGLAFAETADLYSMPQHAADVILAEHA from the coding sequence ATGCAATTGGCTTTTGTCCTTTATAAATATTTCCCGTTTGGCGGTTTGCAGCGCGATTTCATGCGCATCGCCCTGGAGTGTCAGCAGCGCGGTCACACGATCCGCGTCTACACGTTGATCTGGGAAGGCGATGTGCCGCCGGGTTTCGAAGTGCTGGTGGCGCCGGTCAAGGCGTTCTTCAATCATCGGCGCAACGAAAAACTCACCGAGTGGATGGAGGCCGACCTGGCCAAGCGTCCGGTGGATCGCCTGATCGGCTTCAACAAGATGCCGGGCCTGGACGTCTACTACGCCGCCGACGGTTGCTTCGAAGACAAGGCGCAGAACCTGCGCAACTCGCTGTACCGGCGCTGGGGCCGCTACCGGCACTTCGCTGAGTACGAGCGAGCGGTGTTCGCGAAGGACGCCAAGACCGAAGTGCTGATGATTTCCGAAGTCCAGCAGCCGTTGTTCATCAAGCATTACGACACGCCGCTGGAACGCTTCCATTTGCTGCCACCGGGCATTTCCCAGGACCGTCGCGCACCCGCGAACGCGTCCGAGATTCGCGCCGAGTTCCGCCGCGAGTTCAACCTCAAGGATGACGATTTGCTGCTGGTGCAGATCGGCTCCGGGTTCAAGACCAAGGGCGTGGATCGCAGCCTCAAGTCGCTGGCGGCGCTGCCGTCGGAACTGAAAAAACGCACCCGGCTATTTGTAATTGGCCAGGACGACCCCAAATTATTCCAGATGCAGAGCGCCACGCTGGGGCTCGGCGATAACGTGACGTTCCTCAAGGGCCGCAGCGATATCCCGCGTTTCCTGTTGGGCGCCGACCTGTTGATCCACCCGGCCTACAACGAAAACACCGGCACGGTGCTGCTTGAAGCGCTGGTTGCCGGGTTGCCGGTGCTGGTGAGCGCGGTGTGTGGTTACGCCCATTACATCGCCGAGGCCGACGCTGGCCTGGTGCTGGACGAACCGTTCGATCAGGCGCAGCTCACGCAATACCTGACCGGCATGTTGAATGACGCTCAAGCACGGGCGGCCTGGAGCCGCAACGGTCTGGCCTTCGCCGAGACGGCCGACCTCTACAGCATGCCGCAACACGCGGCCGATGTGATTCTGGCGGAGCACGCTTAA
- the waaF gene encoding lipopolysaccharide heptosyltransferase II → MKILIVGPSWVGDMVMAQTLFQCLKQRHPQCEIDVLAPEWSRPILERMPEVRQALSFPLGHGALELATRRRIGKSLAGQYDQAILLPNSLKSALVPFFAGIPKRTGWRGEFRYGLLNDVRTLDKERYPLMIERFMALAYESGADLPQPYPRPSLQIDPVTREAALAKFGLALDRPVLALCPGAEFGESKRWPSEHYAKVAEAKIREGWQVWLFGSKNDHAVGEDIRARLIPGLREESVNLSGGTSLAEAIDLMSCADAVVSNDSGLMHVAAALNRPLVAVYGSTSPGFTPPLAEHVEIVRLGLDCSPCFDRTCRFGHYNCLRQLEPQPVNEALQRLLGTVVEVN, encoded by the coding sequence ATGAAAATTCTGATCGTTGGGCCCAGTTGGGTCGGTGACATGGTGATGGCGCAGACACTGTTTCAGTGTCTCAAGCAACGCCACCCGCAATGCGAAATCGACGTCCTGGCCCCCGAGTGGAGCCGGCCGATCCTTGAGCGTATGCCCGAAGTGCGTCAGGCCTTGAGCTTTCCGCTCGGCCACGGTGCCCTCGAATTGGCGACGCGTCGGCGCATCGGCAAATCCCTGGCCGGCCAGTACGACCAGGCGATCCTGCTGCCCAATTCCCTGAAGTCGGCGCTGGTGCCGTTCTTCGCCGGCATCCCGAAACGCACGGGCTGGCGTGGCGAATTCCGCTACGGTCTGCTCAACGACGTGCGTACGCTGGATAAAGAGCGTTACCCGCTGATGATCGAACGCTTCATGGCCCTGGCCTATGAGTCGGGCGCCGATCTGCCGCAACCTTATCCACGCCCGAGCCTGCAAATCGACCCGGTCACCCGCGAAGCGGCGCTGGCCAAGTTCGGCCTGGCCCTGGATCGCCCGGTGTTGGCCCTTTGCCCTGGCGCCGAATTCGGCGAGTCCAAGCGCTGGCCGTCCGAGCACTACGCCAAGGTCGCCGAAGCGAAGATCCGCGAAGGCTGGCAGGTTTGGCTGTTCGGTTCGAAAAACGATCACGCGGTCGGCGAAGACATCCGCGCACGGCTGATTCCCGGTTTACGCGAAGAATCGGTGAACCTCAGCGGCGGCACCTCCTTGGCTGAGGCCATCGACCTGATGTCCTGCGCCGACGCGGTGGTCTCCAACGATTCCGGCCTGATGCACGTTGCTGCGGCGCTGAACCGTCCGCTGGTCGCCGTCTACGGCTCGACCTCGCCGGGCTTCACCCCGCCGCTGGCCGAGCACGTCGAGATCGTGCGCCTGGGCCTCGATTGCAGCCCTTGCTTTGATCGTACCTGCCGCTTCGGCCATTACAACTGCCTGCGCCAGTTGGAGCCGCAACCTGTGAATGAAGCCTTGCAGCGGTTGCTGGGCACTGTGGTCGAGGTCAATTAG
- the glnE gene encoding bifunctional [glutamate--ammonia ligase]-adenylyl-L-tyrosine phosphorylase/[glutamate--ammonia-ligase] adenylyltransferase gives MTLPSLAELPAILQPLVTRAEQSFRAAVALLEDEHGLSAWTPERWAQFARIAAASDFVIEQSVRDPLMLLGLVQSGELDRSFAPGELCAQIAAAVNAAETEDELGRALRRQRTRQQVRIIWRDLNRQADLVQTCRDLSDMADASIDQAYQWLYSRHCQQFGVPTGRRSGEPQQMVILGMGKLGAVELNLSSDIDLIFAYPEGGETVGVKRSLDNQEFFIRLGQRLIKALDPMTVDGFVFRVDMRLRPYGSAGALVLSFNALEQYYQDQGRDWERYAMIKSRVVAGDQVAGAQLQEMLRPFVYRRYLDFSAIEALRTMKQLIQQEVRRKGMADNIKLGSGGIREVEFIAQAFQLIHGGRDLSLQQRPLLKVLSTLEGQGYLPAPVISELRDGYEFLRYTEHAIQAIADRQTQMLPDGAQDQARIAFMLGFADWDAFHERLMYWRGRVAWHFAQVIADPDEEEGTEAEVVVGGEWLPLWEESQDEEAACRQLEQGGFADASKALKTLASLRGSPQLRAMQRLGRERLDAFIPRLLAQAVEHANPDLVLERVLPLVEAVARRSAYLVLLTENPGALRRLLTLCAASPWIAEQITRFPLLLDELLNEGRLFKPPLAPELAAELRERLTRIPEDDLEQQMEALRHFKLAHRLRVAASEISGSLPLMKVSDYLTWLAEAILEQVLALAWRQTVAKYGTPLRNDGTLCDPGFVIVGYGKVGGLELGHGSDLDLVFIHDGDPQAETDGAKPIDGAQFFTRLGQRIIHLLTAQTNSGQLYEVDMRLRPSGASGLLVSSLGAFARYQENEAWTWEHQALVRARVLVGSQDVGQAFEKVRAAILGKARDLPTLRQEVSEMRAKMRDNLGSKSTAAGTAANAFEATAPFDLKQDAGGIVDIEFMVQYAALAWSEQHPSLLRWTDNIRILEELEQAGLMPVEDASLLREAYKAYRSAAHRQALQKDPGVIPGDQFADERRQVLRIWKEMGLS, from the coding sequence ATGACCCTGCCTTCGCTTGCCGAACTGCCCGCCATTCTCCAGCCGTTGGTCACCCGTGCCGAGCAGTCGTTCCGTGCGGCGGTGGCCTTATTAGAAGACGAACATGGCTTGTCTGCCTGGACGCCGGAACGCTGGGCGCAATTCGCCCGCATCGCCGCGGCCAGCGACTTTGTGATTGAACAGAGCGTTCGTGACCCTTTGATGTTGCTGGGGCTGGTGCAGTCCGGTGAACTTGATCGCAGCTTCGCCCCCGGCGAGTTGTGCGCGCAGATCGCGGCGGCAGTCAATGCCGCTGAAACCGAAGACGAACTCGGTCGCGCCCTGCGCCGCCAGCGCACCCGCCAGCAAGTACGAATCATCTGGCGCGACCTGAACCGCCAGGCGGATCTGGTCCAGACCTGCCGCGACCTCTCGGACATGGCCGATGCCAGCATCGATCAGGCCTATCAGTGGTTGTACTCGCGGCATTGCCAGCAATTCGGCGTGCCCACCGGCCGGCGCAGCGGCGAGCCGCAGCAAATGGTCATCCTCGGCATGGGCAAGCTCGGCGCGGTGGAGCTGAACCTGTCGTCGGACATCGACCTGATCTTCGCCTACCCCGAGGGCGGCGAAACCGTCGGCGTGAAACGCTCGCTGGATAACCAGGAATTTTTCATTCGTCTCGGCCAGCGCCTGATCAAGGCCCTCGACCCGATGACCGTCGACGGTTTTGTGTTCCGTGTCGACATGCGCCTGCGTCCTTACGGCTCGGCCGGTGCGTTGGTCTTGAGCTTCAACGCGCTGGAACAGTATTACCAGGACCAGGGCCGCGACTGGGAACGCTACGCGATGATCAAGTCGCGGGTGGTGGCCGGCGATCAAGTGGCCGGCGCGCAGTTGCAGGAAATGCTGCGCCCGTTCGTTTACCGCCGTTACCTCGACTTCTCCGCCATCGAAGCGCTGCGCACCATGAAGCAGCTGATTCAGCAGGAAGTCCGGCGCAAAGGCATGGCCGACAACATCAAGCTCGGCTCCGGCGGCATTCGTGAAGTCGAGTTCATTGCCCAGGCCTTCCAGTTGATTCACGGCGGGCGCGACCTGAGCCTGCAACAACGTCCGCTATTAAAAGTACTGAGCACCCTCGAAGGCCAGGGTTACCTGCCGGCGCCGGTGATCAGTGAGTTGCGCGACGGTTACGAATTCCTGCGTTACACCGAACACGCGATCCAGGCGATTGCCGACCGCCAGACCCAGATGCTGCCGGATGGCGCACAGGATCAGGCGCGGATTGCGTTCATGCTCGGCTTTGCCGATTGGGATGCGTTCCATGAGCGACTGATGTATTGGCGCGGCCGCGTGGCTTGGCACTTTGCCCAGGTGATTGCTGACCCTGATGAAGAGGAAGGCACTGAGGCCGAAGTGGTGGTCGGCGGTGAATGGCTGCCGTTGTGGGAAGAGTCCCAGGATGAAGAAGCCGCTTGCCGACAGTTGGAGCAGGGTGGCTTTGCCGATGCTTCCAAGGCCCTGAAAACCTTGGCCAGCCTGCGTGGCAGTCCGCAACTGCGAGCCATGCAGCGCCTGGGACGTGAACGTCTCGATGCGTTTATTCCACGCTTGCTGGCCCAGGCTGTGGAACATGCCAATCCGGATCTGGTGTTGGAGCGGGTGCTGCCGCTGGTTGAGGCGGTGGCCCGGCGTTCGGCTTATTTAGTGCTGCTGACGGAAAACCCCGGCGCCCTGCGTCGCTTGCTGACCTTGTGCGCCGCGAGCCCATGGATTGCCGAGCAGATCACCCGTTTCCCGCTGTTGCTCGATGAGCTGCTCAACGAAGGCCGACTGTTCAAGCCGCCGCTGGCGCCGGAATTGGCCGCCGAATTGCGCGAACGTCTGACGCGGATTCCTGAGGACGATCTCGAACAGCAAATGGAAGCCCTGCGGCATTTCAAACTCGCGCATCGCTTGCGCGTGGCCGCGTCAGAAATCTCCGGCAGCTTGCCGTTGATGAAAGTCAGCGATTACCTGACCTGGCTCGCCGAAGCGATCCTCGAACAAGTGCTGGCCCTGGCCTGGCGTCAAACCGTGGCCAAATACGGCACGCCGCTGCGCAACGATGGCACCTTGTGCGATCCCGGCTTCGTGATTGTCGGTTATGGGAAGGTCGGTGGCCTGGAATTGGGGCATGGTTCCGACCTGGACCTGGTGTTTATCCACGACGGCGATCCGCAGGCGGAAACCGACGGGGCGAAACCCATCGACGGCGCGCAGTTCTTTACGCGGTTGGGGCAGCGGATCATTCACTTGCTGACGGCGCAGACCAACTCCGGCCAGTTGTATGAAGTGGACATGCGTCTGCGACCGTCCGGTGCGTCCGGGTTGTTGGTGAGTTCTTTGGGGGCGTTTGCCCGTTATCAGGAAAACGAAGCCTGGACCTGGGAGCATCAGGCGCTGGTGCGGGCGCGGGTGCTGGTGGGCAGTCAGGATGTCGGCCAGGCGTTCGAGAAGGTCCGCGCGGCGATTTTGGGCAAGGCGCGGGATTTGCCGACCTTGCGCCAGGAGGTCAGCGAGATGCGCGCCAAGATGCGCGATAACCTTGGCAGCAAGAGCACCGCCGCCGGCACCGCGGCAAATGCCTTCGAGGCCACGGCGCCGTTCGATCTCAAGCAGGACGCCGGAGGTATCGTCGATATTGAATTTATGGTGCAATACGCGGCCCTGGCGTGGTCCGAACAGCACCCGTCATTGCTGCGCTGGACCGATAACATCCGCATTCTGGAAGAGTTGGAACAGGCCGGGCTGATGCCCGTCGAGGACGCCAGCCTGTTGCGCGAGGCCTATAAAGCCTACCGCTCCGCCGCACACCGGCAGGCCTTGCAGAAGGATCCGGGGGTGATACCGGGCGACCAGTTCGCAGACGAACGGCGCCAGGTGTTGCGGATCTGGAAAGAGATGGGGTTAAGCTGA